The Cellulophaga sp. L1A9 genome window below encodes:
- a CDS encoding AraC family transcriptional regulator translates to MIKKRRDFNNEDVYDLRLSIAYLKDEIGIKTNTFTSNGVSVHQYQLLPKYGNGTLNYFISEDIEITMSRFQLHKDILYKPVIDKEILQICFLITGEKIIYIDEVQQIFYENRASYMASIDHFSGHSRILGKKQFKEIKVVVPKTFLINHGFLNDYDFKKLSDEKLILPITEELLNILLSIEKKDSVEKANRLYLRAKVFELIALQIELYKKNEVNPNKTTQNKILNILYDVKKFIKTNIHRNMTLTELGDEVGITGPALNKEFIRVFGCSIHDYTITEKMDHAKLLLENSQKMVYQIAEEVGYKNATHFTAAFRKKTGTTPKQFKKQL, encoded by the coding sequence ATGATAAAAAAAAGACGCGATTTTAATAATGAAGACGTATATGATTTGCGCTTATCTATTGCGTATTTAAAAGATGAAATTGGAATAAAAACCAACACTTTTACCAGTAATGGCGTTAGTGTACACCAATACCAACTGTTGCCCAAATATGGGAATGGTACTCTAAATTACTTCATTTCGGAAGACATTGAAATTACAATGAGTAGATTTCAACTACATAAAGACATCTTGTATAAACCTGTTATAGATAAAGAGATATTGCAAATTTGTTTTCTAATTACGGGTGAAAAAATTATTTATATTGATGAGGTCCAACAAATATTTTATGAAAACAGAGCATCCTATATGGCGAGTATTGATCATTTTAGTGGTCATAGCAGAATTTTAGGCAAGAAACAATTTAAAGAAATCAAAGTGGTGGTCCCAAAAACTTTTTTAATCAATCATGGCTTTTTAAACGATTATGATTTCAAAAAACTAAGCGATGAAAAACTAATTCTACCCATAACCGAAGAGCTTTTAAATATTCTCTTAAGTATTGAAAAAAAAGATAGTGTTGAAAAAGCAAATCGTTTGTATTTAAGAGCAAAGGTATTTGAGCTTATTGCCTTACAAATAGAGTTGTATAAAAAAAATGAGGTAAATCCAAATAAAACAACTCAAAACAAGATATTAAATATTTTATATGACGTAAAAAAGTTCATTAAAACCAATATTCATAGGAACATGACTCTAACAGAACTAGGTGATGAAGTGGGAATCACAGGGCCCGCATTAAATAAGGAATTCATCAGGGTTTTTGGTTGTAGTATACACGATTATACGATTACAGAAAAAATGGATCATGCCAAGCTTTTATTGGAAAACTCGCAAAAAATGGTCTATCAAATTGCGGAGGAAGTGGGGTATAAAAATGCAACTCATTTCACTGCTGCTTTCAGAAAGAAAACAGGAACTACCCCTAAACAGTTTAAAAAACAACTATAA
- the upp gene encoding uracil phosphoribosyltransferase, translated as MTIHNFETKNSILNKFIAELRDVTIQKDSMRFRKNIERVGEVLSYELSKTLEYTDQSTTTPLGEKTIALAASDIVICSILRAGLPFHQGILNYFDDAENGFISAYRHHEGDSDDFEVIVNYFAAPNLEGKILLLVDPMLATGRTLENVLKGLKGYGTPKEIHIVSVIGSEEGITYVNSVFPESTQLWIAAVDKKLNAKGYIIPGLGDAGDLAYGAKL; from the coding sequence ATGACTATTCATAATTTTGAAACTAAAAATTCAATTTTAAACAAATTTATCGCAGAACTACGTGATGTTACCATACAAAAAGACAGTATGCGTTTTCGAAAAAATATTGAACGCGTAGGAGAGGTGCTGAGTTATGAATTAAGTAAGACCTTAGAATACACAGATCAGTCAACGACAACTCCGTTAGGAGAAAAGACAATAGCTTTAGCGGCTTCAGATATTGTGATCTGTTCTATTCTTAGAGCAGGATTACCTTTCCATCAAGGGATTTTAAATTATTTTGATGATGCTGAAAATGGATTTATTTCGGCATATAGACATCATGAAGGAGATTCTGATGATTTTGAAGTTATTGTCAATTATTTTGCAGCTCCAAATTTAGAGGGCAAGATATTATTGCTTGTAGATCCAATGCTCGCGACAGGCAGAACCTTGGAAAACGTTTTAAAAGGATTAAAAGGGTATGGCACCCCGAAAGAAATTCATATTGTTTCGGTAATAGGTTCTGAAGAAGGAATCACCTATGTAAATTCAGTCTTTCCGGAAAGCACCCAATTGTGGATCGCTGCTGTAGATAAAAAACTGAATGCTAAAGGTTATATTATTCCAGGTCTTGGCGATGCTGGCGATTTAGCTTACGGAGCAAAACTTTAG
- a CDS encoding PepSY domain-containing protein, producing MKNRTYNILFHTHTVSGIVISVALYVIFFAGSFSFFRDEIVNWERNDIVEITDDINFNVDAVLDTINKNHNLYGRDVELKKYFIEQQVGVSIAASKDSLAPEKTKTAHFFYLDTKDFKENTYSESYSLGEFLYRLHFFAQIPYPIGYYLSGFVALFFLFAIITGVLVHWKKIITNFYVFRPLEKLKTMWTDAHTTLGMLGLPFQFVYAVTGAFFMIKLLLVAPNVLIMYNGDQAKFYEELGYAHPSFEPEHKKLQSDVSVVAYMKEIQEKWSDFEITEVHIFNYGDENMHVLLSGHLAYTDRFNGIGEVIYNAKTGKIVSEKNPITEQSYVEAVKNILYRIHYGDYGGLALKLLSMLLGFVTCFVIISGVMIWLVARDKKNIPEKKRRFNERVVQIYLAICLSMFPITALSFIAVKVFAPASQSFVYTFYFVGWLLLTLLFIFKKDNAFTNKTSLLLGSVFGVLVPVSNGVVSGNWLWVSLKNGNSSSYTVDLMWLLIAVFGFLVVYKMNKNTQKEKRS from the coding sequence ATGAAAAACCGCACCTATAATATTCTTTTTCATACCCATACTGTTAGTGGTATCGTAATCAGTGTAGCCTTATATGTGATTTTTTTTGCAGGTTCTTTTTCTTTTTTTAGGGATGAAATTGTGAATTGGGAACGAAATGATATCGTGGAAATCACAGATGATATTAACTTTAATGTAGATGCTGTTCTAGATACGATCAATAAAAATCACAATTTGTACGGCAGAGATGTTGAGCTAAAAAAATATTTCATTGAACAACAAGTCGGTGTCTCCATTGCGGCATCAAAAGATTCCCTAGCACCAGAAAAAACTAAAACTGCACATTTCTTTTATCTAGATACCAAAGACTTTAAAGAAAATACCTATTCAGAATCGTATTCATTGGGAGAGTTTTTATATCGATTACATTTCTTTGCTCAAATACCCTATCCCATCGGATATTATTTATCGGGCTTTGTCGCCTTATTTTTCCTATTTGCCATTATCACAGGAGTACTAGTACATTGGAAGAAAATAATAACTAATTTTTATGTTTTTAGACCTTTAGAAAAACTAAAAACCATGTGGACAGATGCACATACTACTTTGGGAATGTTAGGGCTCCCATTTCAATTTGTGTATGCGGTCACCGGGGCGTTTTTTATGATAAAATTGCTTTTAGTCGCACCTAATGTTTTAATTATGTATAATGGTGATCAAGCAAAGTTCTATGAAGAACTAGGTTATGCACACCCTAGTTTTGAACCAGAGCATAAAAAATTACAGTCAGATGTTTCTGTAGTTGCTTATATGAAAGAGATCCAAGAGAAATGGAGCGATTTTGAAATTACAGAAGTGCATATTTTTAATTATGGCGATGAAAATATGCATGTTTTGCTTAGTGGGCATTTGGCCTATACAGATCGTTTTAATGGCATAGGAGAGGTTATCTACAATGCTAAAACGGGAAAAATAGTTTCAGAGAAAAATCCAATTACCGAGCAAAGCTACGTAGAAGCCGTTAAAAATATCTTGTATAGAATTCACTATGGAGATTATGGTGGCCTGGCATTAAAATTACTGAGCATGTTATTGGGTTTTGTTACGTGTTTTGTAATTATATCTGGAGTTATGATTTGGTTGGTTGCTCGGGATAAAAAAAATATACCAGAAAAAAAACGACGTTTTAATGAGCGGGTTGTTCAAATTTATCTCGCTATTTGTTTAAGTATGTTCCCTATTACAGCCTTGAGTTTCATAGCGGTTAAAGTATTTGCCCCTGCGAGTCAGTCTTTTGTCTATACTTTTTATTTTGTGGGATGGCTACTACTAACACTGCTATTTATCTTTAAAAAAGATAATGCGTTTACAAACAAAACTTCGTTGCTTTTAGGAAGTGTTTTTGGGGTGTTAGTACCAGTTAGTAATGGTGTTGTATCGGGCAATTGGCTTTGGGTCAGTCTTAAAAATGGAAATTCTTCCTCTTATACTGTAGATTTAATGTGGTTGCTAATTGCTGTTTTTGGGTTTTTGGTAGTGTATAAAATGAATAAGAATACACAAAAAGAGAAAAGGAGCTAA
- a CDS encoding sugar phosphate isomerase/epimerase — translation MNNLSREEFLKLSAMGIAAIPLLGMNSSEKISTPVSSKPLNVHLFSKHLQFLKYTEMSEAALDMGFNGLDITVRKGGHVAPENVATDLPKVAKAMRAVGLSTTLITTNITDATAPETYNILETASTLGFNNYRMGWLEYPETISIPESIENFILQFEQLEILNKKLNITGSYQNHAGIHVGAPIWDIYQIIKDRNPEFIASQYDIRHAVVEGGTNWPLGLRLLHKHIKCIVIKDFKWGQENGVWTPINVPLGEGMVDFKSYFLLLKKYGLTNIPISLHCEYDLGGAEHGKKEITLPKTEVFKRIKKDLDFLKNAWPQTE, via the coding sequence ATGAATAATTTATCTCGCGAAGAATTTTTAAAATTATCTGCAATGGGTATTGCTGCCATTCCTCTACTAGGAATGAATAGCTCAGAAAAAATAAGTACGCCTGTATCAAGTAAACCACTAAACGTACATTTGTTTTCTAAACATTTACAGTTTTTAAAATATACAGAAATGTCTGAAGCTGCTTTAGACATGGGGTTTAACGGATTAGATATAACCGTTAGAAAAGGCGGGCATGTAGCTCCCGAAAATGTGGCAACCGATTTGCCGAAAGTAGCAAAAGCCATGCGGGCAGTTGGCCTATCTACTACATTAATTACCACCAATATTACAGATGCTACCGCTCCAGAAACTTATAATATTCTGGAAACAGCTAGCACCTTGGGTTTTAATAATTATAGGATGGGATGGTTAGAATATCCTGAAACTATTTCTATCCCTGAAAGTATTGAAAATTTTATACTCCAGTTTGAACAACTTGAAATTCTAAATAAAAAACTGAACATTACGGGTTCTTATCAAAACCATGCAGGAATTCATGTAGGTGCTCCGATATGGGACATCTATCAAATAATAAAAGATAGAAATCCAGAGTTTATAGCCTCACAATATGATATCCGGCATGCAGTAGTAGAAGGTGGTACTAATTGGCCTTTAGGCTTACGCCTGTTGCATAAACATATAAAATGTATTGTTATTAAAGATTTTAAATGGGGACAAGAAAATGGTGTATGGACTCCAATAAATGTTCCTTTAGGAGAAGGGATGGTAGATTTTAAAAGCTACTTCTTATTGCTTAAAAAATATGGCCTCACAAATATTCCCATTTCATTACATTGTGAATATGATTTAGGAGGTGCAGAACATGGAAAAAAAGAAATAACACTCCCTAAAACTGAAGTCTTTAAACGCATAAAGAAAGATCTTGACTTTCTTAAAAATGCATGGCCACAAACCGAATAA
- a CDS encoding OmpA family protein yields MKKTLYNYLFCFFGMLTFSYAQEGKLKKAEENFNNHSYALAIKSYEELIAKGYTSDVIYKNLGDANFNNGDYVKAAEWYEKLFALKSDAIGAEYYFRYAQSLKSTEAYKKSDTYMRKFQKMKATDSRAQKFSENSDYLEQIRSKTKRFTLKKISVNSKNSEFAPSVYQGNLVFASARDTGLLVNNIHKWTNSAYLNLYQADSTNEEGTFKTPEVFSKTLNSKTHESSTAFTKEGTTVYFTRNNSKDGNFVEDEAGLSRLKIYSATLENGIWGSVTELPFNSNEYSTAHPSLSADEKTLYFASDMSPSFGASDIFKVTLNEDGTFGTPENLGNTINTEARETFPFIAESGDLYFSSDGHPGLGGLDVYTVSAKTGAISNVGVPINSKEDDFSIILNEEKLNGYFASNRAGGMGDDDIYAFSFEKIEEEPEEIVSKINGSIIDKVTGEQLPYGKVTVYDYANNNLFEINADAKGEFFSPIEFPSKKYRFVAEVEGYNDETVYLITPMDTVDETLEELKFIIPMEKGDKSSVIGADLVEILKLKTIFFNTNSSYLNPDAYPELDKVVAYMEAHPKARVEVGSHSDSRDSDRYNLWLSDRRAKSTVSYIISMGISESRITGTGYGETLLVNKCDNDVPCTEEEHALNRRSEFIVFQN; encoded by the coding sequence ATGAAAAAGACACTATACAACTATCTATTTTGTTTTTTTGGAATGCTAACATTTAGTTATGCACAAGAAGGTAAATTAAAAAAAGCAGAAGAGAATTTTAATAATCATTCGTATGCCTTAGCAATTAAGAGTTACGAAGAATTAATAGCAAAGGGATATACGTCTGATGTGATTTATAAAAACCTTGGTGATGCTAATTTTAATAATGGTGATTATGTAAAAGCGGCAGAATGGTATGAGAAGCTTTTTGCTTTGAAATCTGATGCTATTGGAGCAGAATACTATTTTAGGTATGCACAGTCCTTAAAATCAACGGAAGCGTATAAGAAGTCAGATACTTATATGAGAAAATTCCAAAAAATGAAAGCGACCGATTCAAGGGCTCAGAAATTTTCTGAAAATAGCGATTATTTGGAGCAAATAAGATCAAAAACAAAACGATTCACTTTAAAAAAGATCTCTGTCAATTCTAAGAATTCAGAATTTGCACCGTCCGTATATCAAGGTAATTTAGTTTTTGCAAGTGCCAGAGATACTGGTTTGCTGGTGAATAATATTCATAAATGGACTAATTCGGCCTATTTGAATTTATACCAAGCAGATTCTACCAATGAGGAAGGTACATTTAAAACGCCAGAAGTTTTTTCTAAAACATTAAATTCTAAAACGCACGAATCGTCAACCGCTTTCACGAAAGAAGGGACTACGGTTTACTTTACTCGAAACAATAGTAAAGACGGCAATTTTGTAGAAGATGAAGCGGGTTTAAGTCGCCTAAAGATTTATAGTGCTACCTTAGAGAATGGGATTTGGGGAAGTGTTACTGAGCTCCCTTTTAATAGTAATGAATATTCTACTGCGCATCCTAGTTTGAGTGCCGATGAGAAAACCTTATATTTTGCATCGGATATGTCGCCTAGTTTTGGAGCTTCTGATATTTTTAAAGTAACACTAAATGAGGATGGTACTTTTGGTACTCCTGAGAATTTAGGAAATACCATCAATACAGAAGCTCGGGAGACCTTCCCTTTCATAGCAGAAAGCGGAGATCTCTATTTTTCTTCAGATGGACATCCTGGTTTGGGAGGGTTAGATGTCTATACAGTATCGGCTAAAACAGGTGCTATCTCTAATGTAGGAGTACCTATAAATAGTAAAGAAGATGATTTTTCTATTATTCTAAATGAAGAGAAATTAAACGGATACTTTGCCTCAAATAGAGCAGGAGGTATGGGAGATGATGATATTTATGCTTTTAGCTTCGAGAAAATAGAAGAAGAACCAGAAGAAATTGTTTCAAAAATAAACGGTTCTATTATAGATAAAGTAACGGGGGAACAACTTCCTTACGGAAAAGTTACCGTGTATGATTATGCCAACAATAATCTGTTTGAAATTAATGCTGATGCGAAAGGAGAATTCTTTTCTCCAATAGAATTTCCAAGTAAAAAATACCGCTTTGTTGCTGAGGTAGAAGGGTATAATGATGAAACGGTATATCTAATAACTCCCATGGATACCGTTGATGAAACTTTAGAAGAATTGAAGTTTATTATTCCAATGGAAAAAGGAGACAAATCTTCTGTAATTGGTGCCGATTTAGTAGAAATTTTAAAGCTTAAAACTATATTTTTTAATACCAATAGTTCTTATTTAAATCCAGATGCTTATCCAGAACTAGATAAAGTGGTCGCGTATATGGAAGCACATCCTAAAGCTCGTGTTGAGGTAGGGTCACACTCCGATAGTAGAGATAGTGATCGCTACAACCTATGGCTATCAGATCGTAGAGCTAAATCTACGGTTTCCTATATCATTTCTATGGGGATTTCAGAAAGTCGTATTACTGGAACTGGTTATGGAGAAACTTTATTGGTGAATAAATGTGATAATGATGTTCCATGTACCGAAGAAGAACATGCATTAAATCGTAGATCAGAATTTATAGTTTTTCAAAACTAA
- a CDS encoding DUF4198 domain-containing protein, protein MKKSIATLVILLFVTAQSFAHYLWIEANPQGEKGKKQEVRVYFGEYTYGVVEKVNGEAFPNVKDFTLWIVDGQGIKSELSVRAKEDYYVGYFTPKQEGVYTVVLNNDAINVIDYTEYDFGIFKTHYNAIAKIVIGKAKGETAILNSSGITVKDVSENKEEVKLQVLFKNKPLAKNEFKVYVADLWTKTLETDENGYVQFKKPWDTKYIIETTFEERVPGTYKGDAYEFIWHCATYCIQ, encoded by the coding sequence ATGAAAAAATCAATTGCAACTTTAGTAATACTACTTTTTGTTACCGCACAAAGTTTTGCCCATTATTTGTGGATCGAAGCAAATCCGCAAGGTGAAAAAGGAAAAAAACAGGAAGTAAGAGTCTACTTTGGAGAATATACCTACGGTGTGGTAGAAAAAGTAAATGGAGAAGCATTCCCCAACGTAAAAGATTTTACACTTTGGATTGTAGACGGTCAAGGAATAAAAAGCGAATTGTCTGTACGCGCTAAAGAAGACTATTATGTAGGCTATTTTACACCAAAGCAAGAGGGAGTATATACCGTAGTTTTAAATAATGATGCTATTAATGTAATTGATTATACCGAGTATGATTTCGGAATTTTTAAAACACATTACAATGCTATCGCAAAAATAGTTATAGGAAAAGCGAAAGGTGAAACAGCAATCTTAAACAGCTCAGGAATAACAGTTAAAGATGTTTCCGAGAATAAAGAAGAAGTAAAATTACAAGTCTTATTTAAAAATAAGCCTTTAGCAAAAAATGAATTTAAAGTATATGTGGCCGATTTGTGGACTAAAACTTTAGAAACCGATGAAAATGGGTATGTGCAATTTAAAAAGCCATGGGATACTAAATACATCATCGAAACTACTTTTGAGGAACGCGTTCCAGGTACCTATAAAGGGGATGCCTATGAGTTTATTTGGCACTGTGCAACGTATTGTATTCAATAG
- a CDS encoding type IX secretion system membrane protein PorP/SprF gives MKLRNYIKIIMLVVLVVLPLFGSLKAQQDAQYTQYMYNTLAVNPAYAGSRGALSIAALHRSQWVGLDGAPTTQTLNIHSPISTNVGAGLSIVNDEIGNGTNQDTYFDATFSYTILTSESNKLSFGLKAGGHFLNIDFNKLRNYNPSTAPAGVESIDKKFSPNFGAGVYFHNERFYAGLSIPNFLETEHFDNASGSASTVGTERMNWYLISGYVFDLSYNLKLKPAVLVKAVNGAPLQTDISATMLYNEKFSLGAGYRLNAALSALIGFQLSERLMVGLAYDKETTALGDTSFNDGSFEVFIRYEFKAKTRNALTPRFF, from the coding sequence ATGAAACTTCGTAACTACATAAAGATAATAATGCTCGTAGTGCTTGTGGTACTCCCTCTTTTTGGAAGTCTAAAAGCACAGCAAGATGCTCAGTACACGCAATATATGTACAATACATTAGCCGTGAATCCTGCCTATGCAGGATCTCGTGGTGCATTGAGTATTGCTGCTTTGCATAGATCACAATGGGTAGGATTAGATGGTGCTCCTACCACACAAACCTTAAATATTCATAGTCCAATTTCTACTAATGTAGGAGCGGGGTTATCTATAGTGAATGATGAAATAGGAAATGGGACGAATCAAGATACTTATTTTGATGCTACTTTTTCATATACCATTTTAACCTCAGAAAGTAATAAACTTAGCTTCGGATTAAAAGCAGGGGGTCATTTTTTAAACATCGACTTTAATAAATTAAGAAACTATAATCCGTCTACAGCTCCCGCAGGAGTGGAATCTATTGATAAAAAGTTTTCTCCTAATTTTGGAGCAGGTGTGTATTTTCATAATGAACGTTTTTACGCGGGACTTTCCATACCTAATTTTTTAGAAACAGAGCATTTTGATAATGCATCAGGATCAGCATCCACCGTAGGTACAGAACGTATGAATTGGTATCTAATATCTGGTTATGTGTTTGATTTAAGTTATAATCTAAAATTAAAACCAGCAGTACTGGTAAAAGCAGTAAATGGTGCTCCTTTGCAAACCGATATTTCGGCGACTATGTTATACAACGAAAAATTTTCATTGGGTGCAGGGTACCGTTTAAATGCAGCTTTAAGTGCTTTAATAGGTTTTCAGCTCTCCGAACGTTTAATGGTGGGTTTAGCGTATGATAAAGAAACAACAGCTTTGGGAGATACCAGTTTCAACGATGGTTCTTTTGAAGTATTTATCCGTTATGAATTTAAGGCTAAAACTAGAAATGCATTAACCCCAAGATTCTTCTAA
- a CDS encoding TonB-dependent receptor, whose protein sequence is MLKNLFAFVAIFGMISFSVAQTSSVKGSIVNSQNKPIADVTVLLEQTSYGVMTNAKGQFNISAVPAGTYTLNVSSIGFSTVKKAITVTANKTTNVGIIKLTEHEEALQEVVVNGRQNKYSVKTPSTSLRLKTEIVNLPQNIQVVSSDLLKDQQVTNIMDGLIRNVSGVTMLEHWGNFARVNMRGFRLPAFRNGVNIQDTWGPLSEDMSSVARIEFVKGPAGFMMSAGEPGGFYNVVTKMPTVNPVAEVSVAAGSFDSYRATADFGGKLTENGKLLYRLNGMYQTADSHRGGEDAERFGISPSITYNISDKTSLTTQLSIQDAESYLGSAYVFAPVDGGYGSLDRDFKFTDSNYPATDIQETSLFTNFNHDFSKNWSIASQFAYMRYDQVGNSIWLWSLDSDTGDAARYMSIWDALSVGKYFQTYVNGKFDTGSVSHKILGGYDFSQKEYWADFSQFAVIDIDEPFNIYNPRYGNSVLPNFDRSVDLKFRDGVYNYGTTVSAFYFQDEIGFFQDKLRLTLAGRYTNLKTIGKDESDEKFTPRVGLSVDVLPTLKAYALYDQSFQGQTGISAAGDYFDPEEANDIEAGMKKTFFDGRLKTSLGVYQITKENVLVTDPDNVNFSIQLGEIQSKGVEFDLQGEITPELNIILNYANTNVEITEDTDPDNVGTRVAGHAKHMTNGWLNYSFPETSKLKGFGASLGYQYQIDRSTWAWGAGNQSDLPDYFRLDGGLSWQNSKLRIQANVNNILNEYLYSGSNYGTYLYWQSEPGINGRVTVTYSF, encoded by the coding sequence ATGCTTAAAAATTTATTTGCGTTTGTAGCAATTTTCGGAATGATATCTTTTTCTGTAGCTCAAACCAGTTCCGTAAAAGGTAGCATAGTGAACTCACAAAATAAACCTATTGCAGATGTTACGGTGCTATTAGAACAGACTTCTTATGGGGTTATGACGAATGCTAAAGGACAGTTTAATATTTCGGCCGTTCCTGCAGGAACGTACACGTTAAATGTATCTTCTATTGGATTTTCTACAGTAAAAAAAGCAATTACTGTTACAGCGAACAAAACCACAAATGTAGGGATCATAAAGCTTACGGAACATGAAGAAGCACTACAAGAAGTAGTCGTAAATGGGCGACAGAATAAGTATAGTGTAAAAACACCATCCACTTCTTTACGTTTAAAAACAGAAATTGTAAACCTACCCCAAAACATTCAAGTGGTAAGTAGTGATTTACTTAAAGACCAACAGGTAACCAATATTATGGATGGTCTAATCCGTAATGTGAGTGGCGTTACGATGCTAGAGCATTGGGGGAATTTTGCACGGGTGAATATGCGTGGATTTCGGTTACCAGCTTTTAGAAACGGAGTGAATATTCAAGATACTTGGGGGCCGCTATCTGAAGATATGAGTAGCGTAGCGCGTATAGAATTTGTTAAGGGACCTGCCGGATTCATGATGTCTGCCGGAGAACCTGGCGGATTTTATAATGTAGTTACTAAAATGCCAACCGTAAATCCGGTTGCTGAAGTTTCTGTAGCAGCAGGTAGTTTTGATAGTTATAGAGCTACGGCAGATTTTGGAGGGAAACTTACAGAAAACGGGAAGTTGCTTTACCGATTAAATGGAATGTACCAAACAGCAGATTCTCATAGAGGAGGAGAAGACGCAGAACGTTTCGGAATCTCCCCGTCCATAACCTACAATATTTCTGATAAAACATCCTTAACAACACAGTTAAGTATACAAGACGCAGAAAGTTATTTAGGTTCTGCTTACGTTTTTGCTCCTGTAGATGGTGGTTATGGTAGTTTAGATCGTGATTTTAAGTTTACAGATTCAAATTATCCAGCAACCGACATTCAAGAAACCTCTTTGTTTACAAACTTTAACCACGATTTCTCTAAGAACTGGAGTATAGCATCACAATTTGCTTATATGCGCTATGATCAGGTGGGAAATTCTATATGGCTTTGGAGTTTAGATTCCGATACCGGAGACGCTGCTCGTTACATGAGTATTTGGGATGCTTTATCTGTTGGAAAATATTTTCAGACCTATGTAAACGGAAAATTTGATACCGGAAGTGTGAGTCATAAAATTTTAGGAGGATATGATTTTAGTCAGAAAGAATATTGGGCAGATTTTAGCCAGTTCGCTGTTATTGATATAGACGAGCCCTTTAATATTTATAATCCGAGGTATGGCAATTCTGTTTTACCAAATTTTGATAGATCAGTAGATTTAAAATTTAGAGATGGTGTTTACAATTATGGTACTACCGTTAGCGCATTCTACTTTCAGGACGAAATAGGCTTTTTTCAGGATAAGCTTAGACTTACATTGGCTGGGAGATATACTAATTTAAAGACAATTGGAAAAGACGAGAGCGATGAAAAATTTACCCCTAGAGTAGGATTAAGTGTAGATGTATTACCAACATTAAAAGCCTATGCTTTGTATGACCAATCTTTTCAAGGGCAGACAGGAATTAGTGCCGCAGGAGATTATTTTGATCCTGAGGAGGCTAATGATATTGAAGCAGGTATGAAGAAAACTTTCTTTGACGGACGTTTAAAAACCTCTTTAGGAGTATATCAAATTACAAAAGAGAATGTATTGGTAACGGATCCTGATAACGTAAATTTTTCTATTCAGTTAGGGGAAATACAATCAAAGGGTGTCGAATTTGATTTGCAAGGGGAAATTACTCCGGAATTGAACATCATTTTAAATTATGCCAATACCAATGTTGAAATCACAGAAGATACCGATCCAGATAATGTGGGAACAAGAGTAGCAGGGCATGCAAAACATATGACCAACGGATGGTTAAATTATAGTTTTCCAGAAACTTCAAAATTAAAAGGTTTTGGAGCATCACTAGGATACCAATACCAAATAGACCGTTCTACTTGGGCCTGGGGAGCAGGTAACCAAAGTGATTTACCTGATTATTTCAGACTAGATGGTGGACTTTCATGGCAAAATAGCAAGCTCAGAATACAAGCAAATGTGAATAATATTTTGAATGAATATTTATATTCAGGCTCTAACTACGGCACCTATTTATACTGGCAATCGGAACCAGGAATTAACGGAAGAGTAACAGTAACTTATTCATTTTAA